The following proteins are co-located in the bacterium genome:
- a CDS encoding sodium:alanine symporter family protein, producing the protein MAAVEAWLDAIAGFVWGWPLLVLLFGTHLFLTVRLRFPQRWVWRGIRLSVARDPEGEGDVSHFGALVTALAATIGTGNIVGVATAVAAGGPGAVLWMWLTGVFGIATKYAESLLAVHYRVRLPDGTFGGGAMYVLERGLGWRRLGAAFAALTAIAAFGIGNMVQANSVAQLAWDTGGVPTWVSGLAMAVGTAFVIVGGIRSIARVCEWLVPFMALFYVVGCAILLWLGADTLPATVRLIVETAFTGQAAVGGFAGAGIVAAARFGIARGLFSNESGLGSAPIVAAAARTSDPVRQALVSSTGTFWDTVVVCAMTGLVVVNSGHWQDGLGGAQLSRAAFAEIPTIGPIVLTVGLLTFVFSTILGWSYYGERAIAYLFGTPAITPYRWAWVVAVMIGSVASLPAVWAFADIANGLMAIPNLIALLALQRVLVAETRRGLWQAPPEP; encoded by the coding sequence ATGGCGGCGGTGGAAGCATGGCTCGACGCGATCGCGGGGTTCGTCTGGGGCTGGCCGCTCCTCGTCCTCCTGTTCGGCACGCACCTGTTCCTCACGGTGCGCCTGCGGTTCCCGCAGCGCTGGGTCTGGCGCGGCATCCGCCTGTCGGTGGCGCGCGATCCCGAGGGCGAAGGCGACGTCAGCCACTTCGGGGCGCTCGTCACCGCCCTCGCGGCGACGATCGGCACCGGCAACATCGTCGGCGTCGCCACCGCGGTCGCGGCCGGCGGGCCCGGCGCGGTCCTCTGGATGTGGCTCACCGGCGTCTTCGGCATCGCCACCAAGTACGCCGAGTCGCTGCTGGCCGTGCACTACCGCGTCCGCCTGCCGGACGGCACGTTCGGCGGTGGCGCCATGTACGTGCTCGAGCGCGGCCTCGGCTGGCGGCGGCTCGGGGCCGCGTTCGCGGCGCTGACGGCGATCGCCGCGTTCGGCATCGGCAACATGGTGCAGGCGAACTCGGTCGCGCAGCTCGCCTGGGACACGGGCGGCGTGCCGACCTGGGTCAGCGGGCTCGCGATGGCGGTCGGCACGGCGTTCGTGATCGTCGGCGGCATCCGCAGCATCGCCCGCGTCTGCGAGTGGCTGGTGCCGTTCATGGCGCTGTTCTACGTCGTCGGCTGCGCGATCCTCCTGTGGCTCGGGGCCGACACGCTGCCGGCGACGGTCCGCCTCATCGTCGAGACCGCCTTCACCGGCCAGGCGGCGGTGGGCGGGTTCGCGGGTGCGGGGATCGTCGCGGCGGCGCGCTTCGGCATCGCACGCGGGCTCTTCTCGAACGAGTCGGGGCTCGGCAGCGCGCCGATCGTCGCCGCTGCGGCGCGCACCTCGGATCCGGTCCGGCAGGCGCTCGTGTCGTCGACCGGCACCTTCTGGGACACGGTCGTCGTGTGCGCGATGACCGGGCTCGTCGTCGTCAACTCGGGCCACTGGCAGGACGGGCTCGGCGGCGCGCAGCTCTCACGCGCGGCGTTCGCGGAGATCCCGACGATCGGACCGATCGTCCTCACGGTCGGACTCCTCACCTTCGTCTTCTCGACGATCCTCGGCTGGTCGTACTACGGCGAGCGCGCGATCGCGTACCTGTTCGGCACGCCGGCGATCACCCCGTACCGCTGGGCATGGGTCGTGGCGGTGATGATCGGCTCGGTCGCTTCGCTGCCGGCCGTATGGGCGTTCGCCGACATCGCCAACGGGCTCATGGCGATCCCGAACCTGATCGCGCTCCTCGCGCTCCAGCGCGTGCTCGTCGCCGAGACCCGGCGGGGACTCTGGCAGGCGCCGCCGGAGCCGTGA
- a CDS encoding GNAT family N-acetyltransferase, whose product MQATNMPRQPFAVTLATTRDDVRAAQRLRWQVFAEELGARLDTLEAGLDVDRFDDFCAHLLLRETASGRVVGTYRMLTAAQARRAGSFYSETEFHLTRVLALGSGLVEVGRACVAPEHRRGAAIAALWGGLLRWLGDVGATTVIGCTSISLAEGGAPVAALCRRLRREHLGPPELRVFPRRPLPLHRPPVEDEAPMPPLLKAYLRLGAFVCGDPAWDPDFDCADLLVLLPLARMSRRHAAHLLRAA is encoded by the coding sequence ATGCAGGCCACCAACATGCCCCGGCAACCCTTCGCGGTGACGCTCGCCACGACCCGGGACGACGTCCGCGCCGCGCAGCGGCTCCGCTGGCAGGTCTTTGCCGAGGAGCTCGGCGCACGGCTCGACACGCTCGAGGCCGGGCTCGACGTCGATCGCTTCGACGACTTCTGTGCCCACCTGCTGCTGCGTGAGACCGCCAGCGGGCGCGTGGTCGGCACCTATCGCATGCTGACGGCGGCGCAGGCGCGCCGCGCCGGCAGCTTCTACTCCGAGACCGAGTTCCACCTGACGCGCGTGCTCGCGCTCGGCAGCGGGCTCGTCGAGGTCGGACGCGCGTGCGTCGCACCGGAGCACCGGCGCGGCGCCGCGATCGCGGCCCTCTGGGGCGGCCTGCTGCGCTGGCTCGGTGACGTCGGCGCCACCACCGTCATCGGCTGCACCAGCATCAGCCTCGCCGAGGGCGGCGCGCCGGTCGCCGCGCTCTGCCGCCGGCTGCGGCGCGAGCACCTGGGGCCGCCCGAGCTGCGCGTCTTTCCGCGCCGCCCGCTACCGCTGCACCGGCCGCCCGTCGAGGACGAGGCGCCGATGCCGCCACTGCTGAAGGCGTACCTGCGGCTCGGCGCCTTCGTCTGCGGCGATCCGGCGTGGGACCCGGACTTCGACTGCGCCG
- a CDS encoding citrate synthase, with protein MANETLTVRDDRTGKEYVLPIEQGTIRSTDLAQIKLDADDPGIATYDPGFMNTAACKSAIAYIDGDKGILRYRGYPIEELAEKSTYLETAYLVVKGELPTTSHLKMWTRNVKMHTMVHENLKRLMQGFRYDAHPMGILVSTIGALSTFYPEAKDVTDLESRRVQTRRLIGKVPTIAAFAYRHSRGLPYVYPDNDLSYTGNFLSMLFKMTELKYRPDPVLERALDVLFILHADHEQNCSTSTARVVGSAHADPYMSLAAAAAALAGPRHGGANEEVVRMLREIGSVKNIPDLIKQVKAGERRLMGFGHRVYKNYDPRAKIIKEVAYQVFEVTGRSPLIDIALELEKIALEDEYFVKRKLYPNVDFYSGIIYDAMGFPMEMFPVLFAIPRTSGWMAQWAEFITDKDQKIARPKQIYTGHAMRSYLPLDARRDVGPGETEIGGPL; from the coding sequence ATGGCGAACGAGACGCTCACGGTCCGCGACGATCGCACCGGCAAGGAGTACGTCCTGCCGATCGAGCAGGGCACGATCCGCTCGACCGACCTCGCGCAGATCAAGCTGGACGCCGACGACCCGGGCATCGCCACCTACGACCCCGGCTTCATGAATACCGCGGCCTGCAAGAGCGCCATCGCCTACATCGACGGGGACAAGGGCATCCTGCGCTACCGCGGCTACCCGATCGAGGAGCTGGCCGAGAAGAGCACCTACCTCGAGACCGCGTACCTGGTCGTGAAGGGCGAGCTGCCGACGACGTCGCACCTCAAGATGTGGACCCGCAACGTCAAGATGCACACCATGGTCCACGAGAACCTGAAGCGCCTGATGCAGGGCTTCCGCTACGACGCGCACCCGATGGGCATCCTGGTGTCGACCATCGGTGCGCTGTCGACGTTCTACCCCGAGGCGAAGGACGTCACCGACCTCGAGTCACGCCGCGTGCAGACCCGCCGCCTGATCGGCAAGGTCCCGACCATCGCCGCGTTCGCGTATCGGCACAGCCGCGGCCTGCCCTACGTCTACCCGGACAACGACCTCAGCTACACCGGCAACTTCCTCTCGATGCTCTTCAAGATGACCGAGCTGAAGTACCGGCCCGACCCGGTGCTCGAGCGCGCGCTCGACGTGCTCTTCATCCTGCACGCCGACCACGAGCAGAACTGCTCGACCTCGACGGCGCGCGTCGTCGGCAGCGCCCACGCCGACCCGTACATGTCGCTGGCGGCCGCCGCGGCGGCGCTCGCGGGCCCGCGTCACGGCGGGGCCAACGAAGAGGTCGTGCGCATGTTGCGCGAGATCGGCTCGGTGAAGAACATCCCCGACCTCATCAAGCAGGTGAAGGCCGGCGAGCGGCGCCTCATGGGCTTCGGGCACCGCGTCTACAAGAACTACGATCCGCGCGCGAAGATCATCAAGGAGGTCGCCTACCAGGTGTTCGAGGTGACCGGCCGCAGCCCGCTCATCGACATCGCGCTCGAGCTCGAGAAGATCGCGCTCGAGGACGAGTACTTCGTGAAGCGCAAGCTCTACCCGAACGTCGACTTCTACTCGGGCATCATCTACGACGCGATGGGCTTCCCGATGGAGATGTTCCCGGTGCTGTTCGCGATCCCGCGCACGTCGGGATGGATGGCGCAGTGGGCGGAGTTCATCACCGACAAGGACCAGAAGATCGCGCGCCCGAAGCAGATCTACACCGGGCACGCGATGCGCTCGTACCTGCCGCTCGACGCACGCCGCGACGTCGGCCCGGGCGAGACCGAGATCGGCGGCCCGCTGTAG